The genome window ACAATACTTATACAAAAAGGTACAGCACGGAAGGCGTCCAGATAAGGCAATAAGGCTTATAAATTAGACTTGCAGGCAACGAACTGAGTACTGTAGTGAGTACTGTACTGTAGTATTATTGGTTATTGTCATGTTATTTAATGTACTCCACCTTAGGTAGCTTTTTTAATCTACTTAATTGACTTGTTAtgcgtaaatttttaataggtaTACATTGTATAGGTGTACAATTCCATGAAATAGGATGTAGGATTCTTAATACCAAATTTCTtagcaaatataattaattaattttcaaatgtttttattacctattattttaatacgttttaCTGTGAACAGTATCAAAAGCATTTATATTAGCAGCAGtgacatttcaaaatattcataaagctGCGTATGGTGACTTTTCCTCACGATATTCGTTCGGTCGCTAGGTAAAAACTTTTATCGTTAATTGAATGTATTATTGGATAGATAGCTTTTATTGCCACAAAGTTATCTACGCTTCGTGTACGATGAATTTTTCTCGTTGCTTCGGGCAAAGCGTCCATTAGATTAAATGGTTAAGCATTTGAGataaaaacagtatttaattgaaatgctACGAGTGTGTtggatgtaaaataaatgggTTTTATTTCAACAGTTTTTCAATATGTATGATAGTATTTGTCTGAATGTAATGGATTTTGATTAGATTCTGAATAAACACGAGTGAGAGTCATCATAAtagattattttctttcataagttatacttttataaaaattttatgttattccaaaaCTATAAAGTTTTTGTAACATGCAAATATATAGAAGCCAGTATTCTTAAAAgtcaattttttacatttttttaacgtaGTTGAATTCGCAATATATCcccttatttttatacttcatataaatgtaatatgatGTAGAAACACGTTCACGGAATAAGAATccaagatatttaaatatgaaagcaTATTGTTGTGACGAATGCTACAATGTGATTTGACTATCATCCAGTGCCTGCAAGCGACTGCGCGCGAACTGTCAACTGCGTGAAAACCAggaatatttttgtgaaaacgAAAAACGTGACTGTCAACTTTctagttttattgtaattgtatttctACGATCTTTTATTTGACATCCGTATTGTTagggtaagaaaaaaaaactacacgGTGTGGTCAAACTGTCCAGCTGTTCATGCATGATTTCGTCACGGGAATAGAggatttttatctatacatatgtAGATAAAGCTGTAATTAGGTATGATCCCATATCGTGTAGCAATGAACCGCATAGTTGTCAACAGAAGCTATTATTTGAGCGGCCGCCAGCCAAGTAGGTTGCGGTTATACGGTCGCGATCGGATGCTCTTGATAAAGTGGCCTATCTTTAAGCGCTTTACTAATTTCTCAATATACCCactatatatacctatgtgTTAGTCATTTGGTTAATGTGTCTATACTGTGTGTATTTTTCTCTAtatgaattactagctgcgccccgcggtttcacccgcgtaagtcagtagcccgttggaatatcgggataaaaagttgcctatatgttattccagttgtccagctatctacgtaccaaatttcattgcaatcggttcagtggtttttgcgtgaaagagcaacaaacacacacacatccttactttcgcatttataatattagtatgattagTAGGATGATGTTGAACAAGTGACAGCAGTAGTTTAATTGAAGTTGTGAAATGAATTTGGCTCAGAATAGTATGTTGTCAATACCCGATAAACTTTTATCTGATTcgaaaaaaactatatatgtTAGCGTTATACTCATTTcctatataatgttttttcttcaaaACAAGTAACTAACAACTaacttctaaaaaaatatgatagtaTACCTGTttagtatttgattttattggcGATCGAACTATGGAACAAATAACTTAAATCGTGTtactgaaagatttttttcttgcctatatatttatataaataatataaatcactaTCAATACAGTAAAGACTACGATAACCTTGTTAAATTGCAATAAAGCGGTTAACAAATCACGAAAATGACTGTGACTCAGCTTGGTCCCGTTTTAGTGTAGATGAGATAATCGCCTTTAGTTTAGAACGCACGGACTAGCTACAGAATTCTTGATTTAACGTATCTTCTAATCTTTAGATAGATTCGAAGatactcataatataaaaagcatgaataaatattaaaagcaaaaaacttaaatacaaCGTTGGCGTATGTACATAGAGATCTAATCGCTGGCGACTTTTTCAATAATGACCAAAATggattagaaaataaaatgtgctGTGTTTTTCGTAGCGAGTAAATTTacagctatttattttacggAAGGTATTCGAAATAAACGTTACTTTGAATCaagaataatttgtaatatataaaaaataattttacaatacaagacaacattattagatttttatatcgaGTGTATTGTATATACAAGTGCTGTTGTAGCACTGAAAGATATTACTtactaaaaaacaataaattcaactTAGTCTTCTAGGAAATGCGAAGGGAATAAAATGCGTCGCAGTTCATTCAATCTATCGGACTTATTTATTGCTTCATTACACTTCTGAGTAAATCTCGATTTTGCTTTACTGAAGAAAAGGTAGTGAAgtaatatgtaattgtttaatttaaatttatatcccTATGTGAGATGCTCTATCAAAGTATAGTaatggtatttataaaatactagctgctccccgcggtttcacccgcgtaagtcgatatcccgtaggaatatcgaaataaaaaggtGCCTAAgtgatattccagttgttcagctatttacgttcaaaatttcattgcaatcggttctgtagtttttgcgtgaaagagcaacaaacacacacacatccttacaaactttcgtatttataatattagtaggattttattagtagtagtagtacaGAGCACAAAAAGTGACTTGTAcctgtaatttaatatatataaaatgcgtaatgaacataaatatttcaatttaaataagttacgATTATCTTCACTAAATTAGGTGCCGTAAAAGACTTTAATACCCCATTTCCTTCAATCCTCGTAAACGAAATTTGATTCACCCCTAAGTGGCAATCTGTTGGTATAATCGTTTTGCTTTAAGCTTCAGGACAAATATGAAtgcattgtaattaaataatgtatatttcgataataattatgtagcaTGTTCTAGGAGGTACAACAATCATCACAGTAATATGATAAccagttattatttttcaatatagccaggaatataataattataaattgaattttcgttttaacatgaaaattgtattttttattcaaatttaggtaatgatttttatttttattcgcaAGTGCTAATTAGTCTTCAAGTGTTGAAGTTGAGAATATATACCTTAGTTTATTACTATATGATATTCGTTTAATGAAATAGTGAACTTGAACGTACGACAAGTAGCAATAACTACTGCTAACCGTGTAACCGTGGTCTAAATCGGTCAGTCTTGAGACGCGTCACGGGACATTCCCTAAGCCAGGTGCCAATGTTGAATCGTTTTGACAATCCAGTGTTGCATTCGTGTGTATGTGGTGTGACCTCATACGTGATTTATATCGAAAATTTAAGACAGTGATTTGTGGATACAGCCTATATTTGTAAAGTGACgctttcatttgtttttgcaGTGATATTGCTTTTGTTTATGATTTGCAAGGTGAATACTAAATAGTTTGGGCACTGTTGACTTTGTAAGTCGTATGAGTTATACTTATGTggtcttttataattatacaagatgattaaactttattacttttgtCGAAAGTTCGTGAATGCAAGTAAATTGTGTTTTCGTTCAATGTTTTGATGAGTACAACCAATAGCATGCcctgaaaattatttacaagcgAGTTAGTTATTACAAAATCAGGTGGTTACAAATTATCAAACTCGaaagttttgataattttataaaagaatccattttttttaataatctgaAGTATCTGAAGCAATGTGAGTTCGCGTACATGTTGAACAATTCATTGACATGGAAAAACTCATTGAAATGGAACTGATATGGCCCAAGAGTGGATTGGTGGTCAGATAAATCGGAAATTAATGGATTTTCGATAAAAATGAAGTATATTTAGTTACGAGTAAATGGAATGTATTCGGTCATAAATATTGGATATTATATTAGGCGTATTGAGTtaaaatataaggaaaaaatggttaaaatgttttaggtATAGTATTTACTGATACAGCTTTGGGGCCTAAGTGCTGTCTGTTGGGATATTAAGTAAAAAGATGTGTCTGGAAATATTTTCCTCGTGAGACCGCCGCGTGTCAGACATCTGCCCCCGCATTgcaaatttgtttatgaatatattatgttacataggtttcaattttaaaattgtaaaatgtattactttttacaatttttattagtatctTATTAATAGGACAGTAAGAATCGGAAAAAATCAAGATTTAAATGCTAATATTGATTTGTTTCCAGAATTTTGGTGtccgttaatttaaataggaaatGACCTACGTTCAATAGGAAAAAGGCAAAAAcgacaaaataattaaattaaggttttaataaaagttaagcACCCTTTGGCACGTTTTCACTCATGTCGCGTATGAGAAGTTACCACACACTCATAGAAAAACGGTGTCAAATAGTAGCATGTTGTTTTTTCGTGCGATGATTGGGAGccctcgcccttcccagtccttaaTACtcctcatcaatcctttcttgaTCGCATtagagtaataataaattataagaaggGTCTTAATTACATTGATGAAATCCATATTCCAGTATCGCAACAAGCTGAACGAGCAGCAGAACGGGCGGCTGTCGGCGCAACGGGCGGCGCTCGGCGCGCGGCAGGAGGAGATGAGGAGCATCGACCGCCGCGTGTCCGAGCTGCAAGCGCGGCTGCTGCGGAAGCGCGCTCTCAACCGCCAGCTCGCTTCTGCACACAGGCAACCACAACAAAGGTACTTTATAAGgactagcttttacccgcggcttcgcacactttaaattcggagtagtttaatctatgttattgtacatagaAACCTTTCTCTCGAAtcattataactattataaaagaCACCATCTAAATCCTTTGCGTAATGTGATagatttatactttttatgtagtgatattatatacatgtgaggtttttgtttctttgctattatttatttaactaaaaatctTTTCGACCAATTtcgtactatttttatttacatcataaCGTACAACGTTacgtaactttttttataaaggatAATTTAGActcattaaaacaaactttttcatTTCTCTATAACTGTAGCATTAACAAAAGAAGTCATTAAGAACcactcaaacaaacaacaatattGTAACAATATCTAGAtacttcattaatttataatactaaaaaccACGCCATTAGGCACACATATAGCTGTaagtatacttttatatatgcTCCTAGCGAGGTTAGTGATTACTTGAAACTTTCTCGATTAGCTATGTGGTTTGCGATGAGAACCGCTGAATGATTTATGTGATCGAGATAATACTTTTGAGTATTAGGTGTATTTAGGAAAGTGATTCGtccctatttaaattttatcttcaaTGCATGTAAGTTTGCTTTCTTTAAAGAAGAAATATTAACCAAATATAAGTGTCttgtttatcatttaaatgaattgtagacaatattttaattcatatttaattctttaatgcAGTACTcgcattaaaaatttctctgGTACATATAGATTTAACGTATCTGGGTGATATATCGGCAAGTGAGAATGCAAGCAGGtcgtttgtaataaaataagatgcTCAAAAGTCATCGCATAGCAAGGCAATATTAACATCATAGGTCTCATTTAGGATTTTCTGAAGATTAAGATCACGATCCACCTTCCTAGCCATAGTGCATTTATACAACAAGGTATAAGAACTAAATTACAATCCCTTGAAGAACAAACATTAAGGCTCTTCACTAACTCAACAGAAACTTGAAGTAAGCTCCAACTTTGTAGTACAAAGTTTGTGTGTTGTTCATCCAGTTAACGGAACTGCAGTTTGTTTATGCTCGTTTATCTTTCTCgccaatatttctttataaatattgctgCACAGCTTTATACTagttctaattaattatattatggaaATGGAACCGTATCAATAATGTGAGGAACCGCACCTTTCATATTGTGAGATGACCACAGCAACAGCCATTTCAAGTTTTGTAGGGTTCaaccatttaattaaatattgcttGAGGGTAGCATTACAATCATTGTCAAcactacaaaaatatttttatactgctcaatttcaaatttaattcttaaatttcaGAACGAACAATTCAACGCCCATGCAGCAGCTCCCCAACTATCCGGCAGGCAACAATCAAATGAATAGTCAACCAAAGAACCAGCAGGCGAGAGGCAACGTGGCTGCCGTGGAGCCTTACAATCACATACCACATGCTCAGAGCTTACATAACAATAACTTCCAGGTAATAGCGCTTCCGCAATgttcgtaaaaaaatatagtttgtaTTCATATGAGTAGACAtagaatgaatttttttttgctcaaTTATTAGTAGAAGCTAGATATCAGTAGGAAATCTCAGGAAAATTTTACGTCCTGGTTAAAGGAAAACCTTTAACCAGGACGTAAAAATCCCTAAAAAGGgacaataaattagaaataaacgaattaattatataatcctataagcaaagtatttattacatcgAGAATAAATTAGGTTTCTTCCATTTTTTACAGGCTATGAAACAAAACAACGTGCCATTAAAACAACTAACTCAGAGTGATAACATGCAAACACATCTAACCCAGCAGGAGGCTCATTATCTTCAACAGAAGCAAATGATGAATCCTCTATACAACGGAAACTATCCGCATATGCAACACCCCGGGCAAGATAATCAATACCCAGGACAATATCCCAACAAACACGacataaatgcatttaatcaCGTTCAACAGGGTATCACAAACGCGTACGacggtaaaaatattttcgaacACGTCAATAAGTACCCAGAATATCCCAAGCAACAATATCCCGCTAACAACACCAATAGTTCAAATAATACAGGAAAGGAAGCTAAAATAAATGAGCAAGAATTTCCACCGGAGTTCGCGGCTAGCAAATCGGATCCGAAATATCAAACATTGCCATATAATACCAAGTTCCCTCCAAATACGAACGGTAAAGTTAAACAAGAGGTCAACGGTAAAAGCAACGAAGTGGATAAGAatcaaaatcaacaaaatgcagctaatataaatcatatgaCGGTGCATTCTACTCCGCTATCGGTCGTGAACAAAAGTTTGGCAACGCCTTTGAGTCAAGAAGCAGCATATCAAGAACATGCATATCAATTACAAAAATCGGATTCGTCGAGTAGATGTAATCAAGAAGGCAAAGAGAATCATGCATATCCTCAGAATTCTAGGTTAAGTCAAAGCAACAGTCAGAATGACTCGAGAAGTAATGGAAAAAATCagggtaatattttaaaaggaaacTCACCTAGCCTTTTGTCGAGTACGACTTCTGCCAGCAGTTCTATAGGATTCGGGGTAAGACTTcaacttataattttactgCTATATTTTTCATCCATATCTGGCGTTATCTTTAAAGTTGCATTCATTCATCCCAAAACACGCAATCAAATAATAGATAAGCCGTTTTAGACCACGCTTCTATCATCGTATCATTGCTTGATCACCAAACACTCacatttgtaaatatcatCACCATCATTCATTACAGAAACCCGTATCGAGTGTAGCCCCTACATCGGTTCAGGTCTCGAGCGGCAAACCATCACCCATATACCAGACATCCTCAACAAAAATCCAACCAGTTCAACCACAAACCGTTCAGACTCAAAGCATATCCGTACCATCGAATCACGTAGCTAGTAACATGGTCAATTCCCAAAACCAGATCATAAGAAACACCGCATCAGGACTATCGAGTAGCACGGGGAGCTCTAACTACAATGGCCAGAACGCATCGTCACAAAGCATCCTTTTGTCTCCTCCGCAAAGCGCCAGCACGCCGCTCTCCACCCCCGATGTTAGCGGCACCGACAAATCTCCCAAACCAGCGCTACCTCCTAAGCCTAGCATTAAGGTACGTTCGCTAGAAAGTAGGAAGCGATATCTACCATTACGTTAACATTTCCTGCtccaatatttttacatcatGATATCATCTTAATACTCAATCGGATCCATTATTgtaccataaaataaattatatgaatattaatgaaaataaagtggcacgtttcttaattttatatcaatctattgataaaacagtaaaatacGATATcttgattaaaatgttatataacgGGTgtgtaattttcatattaataaacaaatttttccaTTAAACTTCTAGACTCCACCACGGCAGTCGGCCAATAACGATATAGGCTATCAGTCAAGTGACGCAAACCCACCGACGATTCCAGACTCATCTAATGACAGCGAATCGCAAAATCAAAGAGAAAACAGTAACGGTAGTAGCGGAAATGAAATGATCATTAAAGCTCGTCCTTTAACCATACGAAAACCACCCCTTAGCGAACAACCGAAATTAAGAAACCACAATAATGCTAAGAATGGGATCAGTGTCAGCATAAATAGAAGGATTGAAATGCCACCGGCTTTCTTATTCCCCGAAATGGATCATATGGCACTAGACTCCCACAACGATTTGCAAAATGGAAAAGAGAGATTAAAACAGAAGGACGAAGTGGACAGATCATTGAACAACAACATATCAAACCTTAGTGATAAGCAGGAAGATAGTAAAGATGTCGTGTCCGATATAACAGAGCAAATCAGCTCAGTCGATTTGAACGGTCAGGATTCTCAGAGATCTGAGAATGTGCTGAGGCGGTCAAAGAAGGGTAATTTAAAGCAAGGAGGGAAGGCTCCACTAGCGAGGCGAGTGAGCTTCGACCCTCTTGCTTTACTGTTAGATGCTAGTCTTGAGGGTGAGCTTGAACTTGTAAAGAAGACAGCTACACAGGTAATTT of Zerene cesonia ecotype Mississippi chromosome 16, Zerene_cesonia_1.1, whole genome shotgun sequence contains these proteins:
- the LOC119833138 gene encoding apoptosis-stimulating of p53 protein 1 isoform X5, with protein sequence MKEPGSPEELLGEGVELTLGELRAMALRQQQQIDTQHQLLCAKEQRLRYLKQQEARQHQVAVEGERLRRLRERVEAQEQKLRRLRALRGQLDRNKQTNIALTSDLESIRALFNEKEKELSVAVAKVEELTRQLEELRRGRVQPTPPSAHELDKLRRELMYRNKLNEQQNGRLSAQRAALGARQEEMRSIDRRVSELQARLLRKRALNRQLASAHRQPQQRTNNSTPMQQLPNYPAGNNQMNSQPKNQQARGNVAAVEPYNHIPHAQSLHNNNFQAMKQNNVPLKQLTQSDNMQTHLTQQEAHYLQQKQMMNPLYNGNYPHMQHPGQDNQYPGQYPNKHDINAFNHVQQGITNAYDGKNIFEHVNKYPEYPKQQYPANNTNSSNNTGKEAKINEQEFPPEFAASKSDPKYQTLPYNTKFPPNTNGKVKQEVNGKSNEVDKNQNQQNAANINHMTVHSTPLSVVNKSLATPLSQEAAYQEHAYQLQKSDSSSRCNQEGKENHAYPQNSRLSQSNSQNDSRSNGKNQGNILKGNSPSLLSSTTSASSSIGFGKPVSSVAPTSVQVSSGKPSPIYQTSSTKIQPVQPQTVQTQSISVPSNHVASNMVNSQNQIIRNTASGLSSSTGSSNYNGQNASSQSILLSPPQSASTPLSTPDVSGTDKSPKPALPPKPSIKTPPRQSANNDIGYQSSDANPPTIPDSSNDSESQNQRENSNGSSGNEMIIKARPLTIRKPPLSEQPKLRNHNNAKNGISVSINRRIEMPPAFLFPEMDHMALDSHNDLQNGKERLKQKDEVDRSLNNNISNLSDKQEDSKDVVSDITEQISSVDLNGQDSQRSENVLRRSKKGNLKQGGKAPLARRVSFDPLALLLDASLEGELELVKKTATQVQNASAANDEGITALHNAICAGHFEIVKFLVELGCDVNAQDSDGWTPLHCAASCNNLPMVRFLVDNGACIFATTLSDHETAAEKCEEDEEGFDGCSEYLYSVQEKLGIMNGGTVYAVFSYTAARGDELSFESGARLQVLRKGDDSEREWWWCRSDAAEGYVPRNLLGLYPRVTPQQE
- the LOC119833138 gene encoding apoptosis-stimulating of p53 protein 1 isoform X1, with translation MECGQLFNGLRWSAYSFSSSDSKTPSITIEDCGADEQSAVNDNYLITYPDDDSEASKSSRNSFDNTKFDYYVNPVTGEVKGMDGELMEEIKNLEDYKLCGAVNDFDIELEAGEAVPIVYLSTSRAAKLQRALRIAGLKKLGEGVELTLGELRAMALRQQQQIDTQHQLLCAKEQRLRYLKQQEARQHQVAVEGERLRRLRERVEAQEQKLRRLRALRGQLDRNKQTNIALTSDLESIRALFNEKEKELSVAVAKVEELTRQLEELRRGRVQPTPPSAHELDKLRRELMYRNKLNEQQNGRLSAQRAALGARQEEMRSIDRRVSELQARLLRKRALNRQLASAHRQPQQRTNNSTPMQQLPNYPAGNNQMNSQPKNQQARGNVAAVEPYNHIPHAQSLHNNNFQAMKQNNVPLKQLTQSDNMQTHLTQQEAHYLQQKQMMNPLYNGNYPHMQHPGQDNQYPGQYPNKHDINAFNHVQQGITNAYDGKNIFEHVNKYPEYPKQQYPANNTNSSNNTGKEAKINEQEFPPEFAASKSDPKYQTLPYNTKFPPNTNGKVKQEVNGKSNEVDKNQNQQNAANINHMTVHSTPLSVVNKSLATPLSQEAAYQEHAYQLQKSDSSSRCNQEGKENHAYPQNSRLSQSNSQNDSRSNGKNQGNILKGNSPSLLSSTTSASSSIGFGKPVSSVAPTSVQVSSGKPSPIYQTSSTKIQPVQPQTVQTQSISVPSNHVASNMVNSQNQIIRNTASGLSSSTGSSNYNGQNASSQSILLSPPQSASTPLSTPDVSGTDKSPKPALPPKPSIKTPPRQSANNDIGYQSSDANPPTIPDSSNDSESQNQRENSNGSSGNEMIIKARPLTIRKPPLSEQPKLRNHNNAKNGISVSINRRIEMPPAFLFPEMDHMALDSHNDLQNGKERLKQKDEVDRSLNNNISNLSDKQEDSKDVVSDITEQISSVDLNGQDSQRSENVLRRSKKGNLKQGGKAPLARRVSFDPLALLLDASLEGELELVKKTATQVQNASAANDEGITALHNAICAGHFEIVKFLVELGCDVNAQDSDGWTPLHCAASCNNLPMVRFLVDNGACIFATTLSDHETAAEKCEEDEEGFDGCSEYLYSVQEKLGIMNGGTVYAVFSYTAARGDELSFESGARLQVLRKGDDSEREWWWCRSDAAEGYVPRNLLGLYPRVTPQQE
- the LOC119833138 gene encoding apoptosis-stimulating of p53 protein 1 isoform X2, with protein sequence MIPIIVRVWCESGVGWSPTAVPVTPQTTSRDVLDCCREPGDEPCLLISVHPHHGVHVLRDAESPLEVASAWGPDVQFVLKYIDEETGSTDKSNGMKEPGSPEELLGEGVELTLGELRAMALRQQQQIDTQHQLLCAKEQRLRYLKQQEARQHQVAVEGERLRRLRERVEAQEQKLRRLRALRGQLDRNKQTNIALTSDLESIRALFNEKEKELSVAVAKVEELTRQLEELRRGRVQPTPPSAHELDKLRRELMYRNKLNEQQNGRLSAQRAALGARQEEMRSIDRRVSELQARLLRKRALNRQLASAHRQPQQRTNNSTPMQQLPNYPAGNNQMNSQPKNQQARGNVAAVEPYNHIPHAQSLHNNNFQAMKQNNVPLKQLTQSDNMQTHLTQQEAHYLQQKQMMNPLYNGNYPHMQHPGQDNQYPGQYPNKHDINAFNHVQQGITNAYDGKNIFEHVNKYPEYPKQQYPANNTNSSNNTGKEAKINEQEFPPEFAASKSDPKYQTLPYNTKFPPNTNGKVKQEVNGKSNEVDKNQNQQNAANINHMTVHSTPLSVVNKSLATPLSQEAAYQEHAYQLQKSDSSSRCNQEGKENHAYPQNSRLSQSNSQNDSRSNGKNQGNILKGNSPSLLSSTTSASSSIGFGKPVSSVAPTSVQVSSGKPSPIYQTSSTKIQPVQPQTVQTQSISVPSNHVASNMVNSQNQIIRNTASGLSSSTGSSNYNGQNASSQSILLSPPQSASTPLSTPDVSGTDKSPKPALPPKPSIKTPPRQSANNDIGYQSSDANPPTIPDSSNDSESQNQRENSNGSSGNEMIIKARPLTIRKPPLSEQPKLRNHNNAKNGISVSINRRIEMPPAFLFPEMDHMALDSHNDLQNGKERLKQKDEVDRSLNNNISNLSDKQEDSKDVVSDITEQISSVDLNGQDSQRSENVLRRSKKGNLKQGGKAPLARRVSFDPLALLLDASLEGELELVKKTATQVQNASAANDEGITALHNAICAGHFEIVKFLVELGCDVNAQDSDGWTPLHCAASCNNLPMVRFLVDNGACIFATTLSDHETAAEKCEEDEEGFDGCSEYLYSVQEKLGIMNGGTVYAVFSYTAARGDELSFESGARLQVLRKGDDSEREWWWCRSDAAEGYVPRNLLGLYPRVTPQQE
- the LOC119833138 gene encoding apoptosis-stimulating of p53 protein 1 isoform X3, yielding MECGQLFNGLRWSAYSFSSSDSKTPSITIEDCGADEQSAVNDNYLITYPDDDSEASKSSRNSFDNTKFDYYVNPVTGEVKGMDGELMEEIKNLEDYKLCGAVNDFDIELEAGEAVPIVYLSTSRAAKLQRALRIAGLKKLGEGVELTLGELRAMALRQQQQIDTQHQLLCAKEQRLRYLKQQEARQHQVAVEGERLRRLRERVEAQEQKLRRLRALRGQLDRNKQTNIALTSDLESIRALFNEKEKELSVAVAKVEELTRQLEELRRGRVQPTPPSAHELDKLRRELMYRNKLNEQQNGRLSAQRAALGARQEEMRSIDRRVSELQARLLRKRALNRQLASAHRQPQQRTNNSTPMQQLPNYPAGNNQMNSQPKNQQARGNVAAVEPYNHIPHAQSLHNNNFQAMKQNNVPLKQLTQSDNMQTHLTQQEAHYLQQKQMMNPLYNGNYPHMQHPGQDNQYPGQYPNKHDINAFNHVQQGITNAYDGKNIFEHVNKYPEYPKQQYPANNTNSSNNTGKEAKINEQEFPPEFAASKSDPKYQTLPYNTKFPPNTNGKVKQEVNGKSNEVDKNQNQQNAANINHMTVHSTPLSVVNKSLATPLSQEAAYQEHAYQLQKSDSSSRCNQEGKENHAYPQNSRLSQSNSQNDSRSNGKNQGNILKGNSPSLLSSTTSASSSIGFGIIRNTASGLSSSTGSSNYNGQNASSQSILLSPPQSASTPLSTPDVSGTDKSPKPALPPKPSIKTPPRQSANNDIGYQSSDANPPTIPDSSNDSESQNQRENSNGSSGNEMIIKARPLTIRKPPLSEQPKLRNHNNAKNGISVSINRRIEMPPAFLFPEMDHMALDSHNDLQNGKERLKQKDEVDRSLNNNISNLSDKQEDSKDVVSDITEQISSVDLNGQDSQRSENVLRRSKKGNLKQGGKAPLARRVSFDPLALLLDASLEGELELVKKTATQVQNASAANDEGITALHNAICAGHFEIVKFLVELGCDVNAQDSDGWTPLHCAASCNNLPMVRFLVDNGACIFATTLSDHETAAEKCEEDEEGFDGCSEYLYSVQEKLGIMNGGTVYAVFSYTAARGDELSFESGARLQVLRKGDDSEREWWWCRSDAAEGYVPRNLLGLYPRVTPQQE
- the LOC119833138 gene encoding apoptosis-stimulating of p53 protein 1 isoform X4, whose translation is MECGQLFNGLRWSAYSFSSSDSKTPSITIEDCGADEQSAVNDNYLITYPDDDSEASKSSRNSFDNTKFDYYVNPVTGEVKGMDGELMEEIKNLEDYKLCGAVNDFDIELEAGEAVPIVYLSTSRAAKLQRALRIAGLKKLGEGVELTLGELRAMALRQQQQIDTQHQLLCAKEQRLRYLKQQEARQHQVAVEGERLRRLRERVEAQEQKLRRLRALRGQLDRNKQTNIALTSDLESIRALFNEKEKELSVAVAKVEELTRQLEELRRGRVQPTPPSAHELDKLRRELMYRNKLNEQQNGRLSAQRAALGARQEEMRSIDRRVSELQARLLRKRALNRQLASAHRQPQQRTNNSTPMQQLPNYPAGNNQMNSQPKNQQARGNVAAVEPYNHIPHAQSLHNNNFQAMKQNNVPLKQLTQSDNMQTHLTQQEAHYLQQKQMMNPLYNGNYPHMQHPGQDNQYPGQYPNKHDINAFNHVQQGITNAYDGKNIFEHVNKYPEYPKQQYPANNTNSSNNTGKEAKINEQEFPPEFAASKSDPKYQTLPYNTKFPPNTNGKVKQEVNGKSNEVDKNQNQQNAANINHMTVHSTPLSVVNKSLATPLSQEAAYQEHAYQLQKSDSSSRCNQEGKENHAYPQNSRLSQSNSQNDSRSNGKNQGNILKGNSPSLLSSTTSASSSIGFGTPPRQSANNDIGYQSSDANPPTIPDSSNDSESQNQRENSNGSSGNEMIIKARPLTIRKPPLSEQPKLRNHNNAKNGISVSINRRIEMPPAFLFPEMDHMALDSHNDLQNGKERLKQKDEVDRSLNNNISNLSDKQEDSKDVVSDITEQISSVDLNGQDSQRSENVLRRSKKGNLKQGGKAPLARRVSFDPLALLLDASLEGELELVKKTATQVQNASAANDEGITALHNAICAGHFEIVKFLVELGCDVNAQDSDGWTPLHCAASCNNLPMVRFLVDNGACIFATTLSDHETAAEKCEEDEEGFDGCSEYLYSVQEKLGIMNGGTVYAVFSYTAARGDELSFESGARLQVLRKGDDSEREWWWCRSDAAEGYVPRNLLGLYPRVTPQQE